In a genomic window of Amycolatopsis japonica:
- a CDS encoding VOC family protein yields the protein MVAHLVNLVFDSALPRDLAGFWEGLFSWDAPFEPAFRSETRPKGRKNRLHLDLASRSPGHQAELVDRALSLGARHIDIGQGPPEEKRVPWVVLADPEGNEFCVLEHREQYEGTGALAAVVVDALDPERLARFWAAALGWEIGVREETIVGLRPPDGRGPWVEFLATKEDKVERNRLRFEIAPGPGGSRAAEVRRLLGLGALGRGTASRGAVSLVDPEGNEFSVLTPR from the coding sequence GTGGTGGCACATCTGGTGAACCTGGTCTTCGATTCGGCCCTTCCCAGGGATCTGGCGGGTTTCTGGGAAGGGCTGTTCAGCTGGGACGCGCCGTTCGAGCCGGCGTTTCGTTCCGAAACGCGGCCCAAAGGGCGCAAGAACCGGCTGCATCTGGATCTGGCGAGCCGTTCGCCCGGGCACCAGGCCGAGCTGGTGGACCGTGCGCTGTCCCTCGGCGCACGGCACATCGACATCGGCCAGGGCCCGCCGGAGGAGAAACGGGTGCCGTGGGTGGTGCTAGCGGATCCGGAGGGCAACGAGTTCTGTGTCCTCGAGCATCGAGAGCAGTACGAGGGCACCGGCGCGCTCGCGGCGGTCGTCGTCGACGCCCTCGATCCGGAGCGGCTCGCGCGGTTCTGGGCGGCCGCGCTGGGCTGGGAGATCGGCGTCCGGGAAGAGACGATCGTGGGCCTGCGGCCGCCGGACGGTCGCGGCCCCTGGGTCGAGTTCCTCGCCACGAAAGAGGACAAGGTGGAGCGGAACCGGCTGCGCTTCGAGATCGCGCCGGGGCCGGGCGGGAGCCGGGCGGCCGAAGTCCGGCGCCTGCTGGGGCTGGGCGCGCTAGGGCGCGGTACGGCGAGCCGAGGCGCCGTGTCCCTGGTGGATCCGGAGGGCAACGAGTTCAGCGTGCTCACGCCCCGCTGA
- a CDS encoding GNAT family N-acetyltransferase produces METYRARPALVHPGEETVAASAWRVRIRVDDRPGTLARIAIRLADLECNILGLSVLPVPGGVLDEIVLRPATGLPRQLLIDAIRDEGCECSAVVDADLAELVDPATATLTAAKRAVEEPNGLAEVLRGVLAADVVTKVPSIESNPARTEGGHRAVFPAGDGAAFVARRRWSPFVELELSRAVALTGLVVAVRDNVTGPIVLDRPDGAAVVLRKGVPGDAEAVSALHQRCSMTTLFHRYHTGMRAVPRRWLHRLLMPPRGISLLAVCGRDVIGLGQLIPSADGGAAEISLLVEDSWQRQGIGTALLSRLATLALAKGERELTAVCLPGDDSLYRTAVRVGLRPERVTGDSGTLSFTLPDPRV; encoded by the coding sequence ATGGAGACCTATCGAGCCCGGCCCGCCCTGGTCCATCCCGGCGAAGAGACGGTGGCCGCTTCGGCCTGGCGTGTCCGGATCCGCGTGGACGACCGGCCCGGCACGCTGGCCAGGATCGCGATCCGGCTGGCCGACCTCGAGTGCAACATCCTCGGGCTGTCGGTGCTGCCGGTGCCCGGCGGCGTGCTCGACGAAATCGTCCTGCGGCCGGCCACCGGGTTGCCGCGGCAGCTGCTCATCGACGCGATCCGCGACGAAGGCTGCGAATGCTCCGCCGTCGTCGACGCGGATCTGGCGGAACTGGTCGATCCAGCCACCGCGACCCTCACCGCGGCCAAACGTGCCGTCGAGGAGCCCAACGGACTCGCGGAGGTGCTCCGCGGCGTCCTGGCGGCCGACGTCGTCACGAAGGTTCCGTCGATCGAGTCGAACCCGGCCCGCACGGAAGGCGGGCACCGGGCGGTGTTCCCCGCGGGGGACGGCGCCGCGTTCGTCGCCCGCCGCCGGTGGTCGCCGTTCGTCGAACTGGAATTGAGCCGCGCCGTCGCGCTGACCGGCCTGGTCGTCGCCGTCCGCGACAACGTGACCGGCCCGATCGTGCTCGACCGGCCCGACGGCGCCGCGGTCGTGCTGCGCAAGGGTGTCCCCGGTGACGCGGAAGCGGTGTCCGCGCTGCATCAGAGATGCTCGATGACGACGCTCTTCCACCGCTATCACACCGGAATGCGTGCCGTACCGCGTCGCTGGCTGCACCGGCTCCTGATGCCGCCGCGCGGGATCAGCCTGCTCGCGGTCTGCGGCCGCGACGTGATCGGCCTCGGTCAGCTGATCCCGTCGGCCGACGGCGGCGCGGCCGAAATCTCGCTCCTGGTCGAGGATTCCTGGCAGCGCCAAGGCATCGGCACGGCTTTGCTGTCCCGGCTCGCCACGCTCGCCCTGGCCAAGGGGGAGCGCGAGCTCACCGCCGTCTGCCTGCCCGGCGACGATTCCCTGTACCGCACCGCCGTCCGCGTGGGGCTCCGCCCCGAACGCGTCACCGGAGACTCCGGCACCCTGAGCTTCACGCTCCCCGACCCCCGCGTTTAG
- a CDS encoding ATP-dependent helicase, producing the protein MEGVADVLDLFSPATRDWFTGAFAAPTRAQEGAWRAAHAKEHALVVAPTGSGKTLSAFLWALDRLSVEPPPSEPRKRCRVLYVSPLKALAVDVQRNLRAPLAGISQASRRLGLPVPDIGVGMRTGDTTAAERCSFGKTPPDVLVTTPESLFLILTSSARDSLRGVETVIIDEVHAVAGGKRGAHLALSLERLDALLEKPAQRIGLSATVRPIDEVASFLAGGRPVTIVQPKLAKTIEVRVEVPVEDMSNLDGPQGPKQNEDLDAGLARLPGSLEDIDGAPRRPSIWPAVEERVLELIQAHRSTIVFANSRRLTERMTARLNELVAEQSELEPDQRYPAEAIGQSGLTTGAAPVIARAHHGSMSREQRTHVEEELKSGRLACVVATSSLELGIDMGAVDLVVQIEAPPTVASGLQRVGRAGHQVGAVSSGVMFPKFRGDLVSCAVVAERMASGAIEAVRYPRNPLDVLAQQVVAMVALESWTVDELAALARRAAPFASLPDDALLAVLDMLAGRYPSEEFGELRARITWDRVSGELHGRPGSQRLAVTSGGTIPDRGLFTVMTPGGDDKPGSRVGELDEEMVYESRVGDTILLGTSSWRVTDITHDRVIVVPAPGEPARMPFWKGDAPGRPLELGRALGAFVRELSTSEPSAARERAAVAGLDEYACDNLLAYLEEQKSATRHVPNDKTVLLERFRDELGDWRVILHSPFGAQVNAPWALAIAARLRENRGVDAQVAHSDDGIVLRLPEALDMDGAEVTIGVEDVLLDPEEVEQLIVAEVGGSALFAARFRECAARSLLLPRRDPRRRTPLWQQRQRASQLLSVAAKYERFPVVLEAMREVLQDVYDVGGLRELMTDVRSRKVKLVEVETPSASPFARSLLFGYVGMFLYETDAPLAERRAAALALDSTLLAELLGTEAIRELLDAEVVAEVERSLQRLDPDRHARNAEEAADLLRFLGDLSIEEAAARGIQREWLEELEAARRVIRVRIGGGERFIAIEDAGRVRDALGTALPVGVPEAFTEPVEDPVGDLLSRYSRSRGPFSARQAAERFGLGTAVVTGVLDRLTTQGRLVRGELSPVGHPETHGVGIEFCDASVLRRLRRASLARLRAEVEPVEPAALGRFLPSWHGIGARVRSAPTADDVLSVVEQLAGAPLPASAVESLILPSRLPGYTPSLLDELTTAGEVTWCGCGSLSGGDGWLALAPTDVADLLLPDLDDDLPSGPLHEAILSTLEGGAQFFRQLVDRASPLVETPPNDGEVVAALWDLVWAGLVTGDTLGPLRAQVSGSGAAHKPRRQAPRGRYARLRAGRPAMPSRTGPPTVAGRWALTPDREPDPTRRAHARTEAFLERHGVLTRGALDTERVTGGFSGIYKVLRGMEDSGQVVRGYVVEGLGAAQFAAKGAVDRLRAQSGNQRTTTEGAVVLAAADPAQPYGAALPWPAATGDTKHRPARKAGALAVLVDGIPAMYVERGGRSLLSFTEDQETLRSAARALSTAVREGWLGQLAVQKADGEVALTSELSAVLQEAGFRATPKGLRLRA; encoded by the coding sequence ATGGAGGGCGTGGCAGACGTACTCGACCTCTTCTCCCCCGCGACCAGGGACTGGTTCACCGGGGCCTTCGCCGCGCCCACCCGCGCGCAGGAGGGGGCGTGGCGTGCCGCGCATGCGAAGGAACACGCGCTGGTCGTGGCCCCGACAGGCTCCGGTAAAACGCTGTCGGCCTTCCTCTGGGCACTGGACAGGCTGTCGGTCGAGCCGCCGCCGTCCGAGCCGCGGAAACGCTGCCGTGTCCTCTACGTCTCGCCGCTGAAGGCGCTGGCGGTCGACGTCCAGCGCAACCTGCGGGCACCGCTGGCGGGCATCTCGCAGGCGTCGCGGCGGCTGGGGCTGCCGGTGCCGGACATCGGCGTCGGCATGCGCACGGGTGACACCACGGCCGCCGAGCGGTGCTCGTTCGGCAAGACCCCGCCGGACGTGCTGGTCACCACACCGGAGTCGCTGTTCCTCATCCTCACCTCCTCCGCCCGCGATTCGCTGCGCGGCGTGGAGACGGTGATCATCGACGAGGTCCACGCGGTCGCGGGCGGCAAACGCGGCGCGCATCTGGCCTTGTCCCTGGAGCGGCTCGACGCCCTTCTCGAAAAGCCCGCCCAGCGGATCGGGCTGTCGGCGACGGTCCGGCCGATCGACGAGGTCGCCTCGTTCCTGGCCGGTGGCAGGCCGGTCACCATCGTCCAGCCGAAGCTCGCGAAGACGATCGAGGTCCGTGTCGAGGTCCCCGTCGAGGACATGTCCAATCTCGACGGTCCTCAGGGGCCCAAGCAGAACGAAGACCTCGACGCGGGCCTCGCGCGGTTGCCCGGCTCGCTGGAGGACATCGACGGCGCGCCGCGACGGCCGTCGATCTGGCCCGCGGTGGAGGAGCGGGTCCTCGAACTCATCCAGGCGCACCGGTCGACCATCGTGTTCGCCAACTCGCGGCGGCTCACCGAGCGGATGACGGCCCGGCTCAACGAACTCGTGGCGGAACAGAGCGAGCTGGAGCCGGATCAGCGGTATCCGGCCGAGGCGATCGGCCAGTCCGGGCTCACCACCGGCGCGGCCCCGGTGATCGCGCGGGCGCACCACGGCTCGATGTCGCGTGAGCAGCGCACGCATGTGGAAGAGGAGCTCAAGTCCGGGCGGCTGGCGTGTGTCGTGGCGACGTCCTCTTTGGAACTGGGCATCGACATGGGCGCGGTCGATCTCGTCGTGCAGATCGAGGCGCCGCCGACGGTCGCTTCGGGCCTGCAGCGGGTCGGCCGGGCCGGGCACCAGGTCGGCGCGGTGTCGAGCGGGGTGATGTTCCCGAAGTTCCGCGGCGACCTCGTCTCCTGCGCGGTGGTGGCGGAGCGGATGGCGTCCGGGGCGATCGAGGCGGTGCGATATCCGCGGAATCCGCTGGACGTGCTGGCGCAGCAGGTCGTGGCGATGGTGGCGCTCGAATCCTGGACGGTCGACGAACTCGCCGCGCTGGCCCGCCGCGCGGCACCGTTCGCGTCCCTGCCGGACGACGCGTTGCTGGCCGTGCTCGACATGCTCGCCGGCCGGTACCCCAGCGAGGAGTTCGGTGAGCTGCGCGCCCGGATCACCTGGGACAGGGTCAGCGGCGAGCTGCACGGTCGTCCGGGTTCGCAGCGGCTGGCGGTGACGTCGGGCGGCACGATCCCCGATCGCGGCCTGTTCACCGTGATGACGCCGGGCGGCGACGACAAACCCGGGTCGCGGGTGGGCGAGCTCGACGAGGAGATGGTCTACGAGTCCCGCGTCGGCGACACGATCCTGCTCGGCACCTCCTCCTGGCGGGTCACCGACATCACCCACGACCGGGTGATCGTGGTCCCCGCGCCGGGTGAGCCCGCCCGGATGCCGTTCTGGAAGGGCGACGCCCCGGGCCGTCCGCTGGAGCTGGGGCGGGCGCTGGGCGCGTTCGTCCGCGAACTGTCCACTTCGGAGCCCTCGGCGGCCAGGGAACGGGCCGCCGTCGCCGGGCTGGACGAGTACGCCTGCGACAACCTGCTGGCGTACCTGGAAGAGCAGAAGTCGGCCACCCGGCATGTGCCGAACGACAAAACCGTGCTCCTGGAACGGTTCCGCGACGAGCTGGGCGACTGGCGCGTCATCCTGCACTCGCCGTTCGGCGCGCAGGTCAACGCGCCGTGGGCGCTCGCGATCGCGGCCCGGCTGCGGGAGAACCGCGGGGTCGACGCCCAGGTGGCGCATTCCGACGACGGCATCGTGCTGCGGCTGCCCGAGGCGCTGGACATGGACGGCGCCGAGGTCACCATCGGGGTCGAAGACGTCTTGCTCGATCCGGAGGAGGTCGAGCAGCTGATCGTCGCCGAGGTCGGCGGCTCCGCGCTGTTCGCCGCACGGTTCCGGGAATGCGCGGCACGGTCGCTGCTGCTTCCCCGCCGGGATCCGCGCCGCCGCACCCCGCTGTGGCAGCAACGGCAGCGCGCGTCCCAGCTGCTTTCGGTCGCGGCCAAGTACGAGCGGTTCCCCGTCGTACTCGAAGCGATGCGGGAGGTCCTGCAGGACGTGTACGACGTCGGCGGGCTGCGCGAACTGATGACCGACGTCCGGTCCCGGAAGGTCAAGCTGGTCGAGGTCGAGACGCCGTCCGCGTCCCCGTTCGCGCGCAGCCTGCTCTTCGGCTACGTCGGGATGTTCCTGTACGAGACGGACGCTCCGCTCGCGGAACGGCGCGCGGCGGCGCTGGCGCTGGATTCGACGCTGCTGGCCGAGCTGCTCGGCACCGAGGCGATCCGGGAACTGCTGGACGCCGAGGTCGTCGCCGAGGTCGAGCGCTCCCTGCAGCGGCTCGACCCGGACAGGCACGCCCGCAACGCCGAGGAAGCCGCGGATCTGTTGCGGTTCCTCGGCGATCTCTCGATCGAGGAGGCCGCCGCGCGCGGGATCCAGCGGGAATGGCTGGAGGAGCTGGAAGCCGCACGACGGGTGATCCGGGTGCGTATCGGTGGCGGCGAGCGTTTCATCGCCATCGAGGACGCGGGCCGGGTGCGGGACGCGCTGGGCACCGCGCTGCCGGTCGGTGTGCCGGAGGCGTTCACCGAACCGGTCGAGGATCCGGTCGGAGACCTGCTTTCCCGCTATTCGCGAAGCCGTGGCCCGTTCAGCGCCCGCCAGGCCGCCGAGCGGTTCGGGCTCGGGACGGCCGTGGTCACCGGCGTGCTGGACAGGCTGACCACACAGGGCAGGCTGGTCCGGGGTGAGCTGAGCCCCGTCGGGCATCCCGAGACCCACGGCGTCGGCATCGAGTTCTGCGACGCGTCGGTGCTGCGCAGGCTCCGGCGGGCGTCGCTGGCCCGGCTGCGGGCCGAGGTCGAGCCGGTCGAACCGGCGGCACTGGGCCGGTTCCTGCCGTCGTGGCACGGTATCGGCGCGCGAGTGCGGTCGGCGCCGACGGCGGATGACGTGCTGTCCGTGGTCGAGCAACTGGCCGGAGCCCCGCTCCCCGCGAGCGCGGTCGAGTCCCTGATCCTGCCGAGCAGGCTGCCCGGCTACACCCCTTCGCTACTGGACGAGCTCACCACGGCGGGTGAGGTCACCTGGTGTGGTTGCGGTTCCCTGTCCGGCGGGGACGGCTGGCTGGCGCTCGCGCCCACGGACGTCGCCGATCTGCTGTTGCCGGATCTCGACGACGATCTGCCCTCCGGTCCGCTCCACGAAGCCATTCTGTCCACTTTGGAGGGCGGGGCGCAGTTCTTCCGGCAGCTGGTGGATCGCGCGTCGCCGTTGGTCGAGACCCCGCCCAACGACGGCGAAGTCGTGGCGGCACTGTGGGATCTCGTGTGGGCCGGGCTGGTCACCGGCGACACACTGGGCCCGTTGCGGGCACAGGTCTCCGGCTCCGGCGCGGCGCACAAACCACGGCGGCAGGCTCCTCGCGGCCGGTACGCGCGGCTTCGGGCCGGTCGTCCGGCGATGCCTTCGCGCACCGGACCGCCGACGGTCGCGGGACGCTGGGCCCTGACCCCTGATCGCGAACCGGATCCGACCAGGCGCGCGCACGCGCGGACCGAGGCATTCCTGGAGCGGCACGGCGTCCTCACCCGCGGAGCTCTCGACACCGAACGCGTCACGGGCGGTTTTTCCGGGATCTACAAGGTTTTGCGCGGGATGGAGGATTCGGGCCAGGTCGTCCGGGGATACGTGGTCGAAGGGCTCGGCGCGGCGCAGTTCGCGGCGAAGGGCGCCGTCGACAGGCTGCGCGCGCAATCCGGGAACCAGCGTACGACCACCGAAGGCGCCGTCGTGCTCGCCGCCGCCGATCCGGCCCAGCCCTACGGTGCCGCGTTGCCGTGGCCCGCCGCGACGGGCGACACGAAGCACCGCCCGGCAAGGAAAGCGGGCGCGCTGGCGGTGCTCGTGGACGGTATCCCGGCGATGTACGTGGAGCGAGGCGGCCGGTCGCTGCTGAGCTTCACCGAGGATCAGGAGACGTTGCGGTCGGCCGCGCGGGCGCTGTCCACGGCTGTGCGGGAGGGCTGGCTCGGCCAGCTCGCGGTGCAGAAGGCCGACGGCGAGGTGGCGCTCACGTCGGAGCTTTCGGCCGTCCTCCAGGAGGCGGGTTTCCGGGCGACTCCGAAGGGACTGCGCCTGCGGGCCTAG
- a CDS encoding SAV_6107 family HEPN domain-containing protein yields the protein MSVSVVSPDEAERPGGTAQPALPMSLRPPAPPAAVSLYAQARRGLAEAERENDPAERFIGAYLAALRGAAAVLEARGRPHRGRARPASGWVLLDSVAPELKEWAAFFAANSATRAAAQAGITGKVTVELADELTRAATVFLELVRRVVHGLPMGDSAHVA from the coding sequence ATGTCCGTTTCGGTCGTGTCCCCCGACGAAGCCGAGAGGCCGGGGGGCACCGCGCAGCCCGCCCTGCCCATGTCGTTGCGCCCGCCGGCACCACCCGCGGCGGTCTCCTTGTACGCACAGGCGAGGCGGGGGCTCGCCGAAGCAGAGCGGGAAAACGATCCCGCGGAGCGGTTCATCGGTGCCTATCTCGCCGCGCTGCGGGGCGCCGCGGCGGTACTGGAGGCCCGCGGCCGTCCGCACCGGGGCCGTGCCCGCCCGGCGAGCGGCTGGGTGCTGCTCGACTCCGTCGCGCCCGAGCTGAAGGAATGGGCGGCGTTCTTCGCGGCCAACTCGGCGACGCGGGCCGCCGCGCAGGCGGGTATCACCGGCAAGGTCACCGTCGAACTGGCGGACGAGCTGACGCGGGCCGCCACGGTGTTCCTGGAACTGGTGCGACGGGTGGTGCACGGGCTGCCGATGGGTGATTCGGCGCATGTCGCCTGA
- the def gene encoding peptide deformylase, with amino-acid sequence MVMRDLRYFGDPVLKTVCDPVTTFDKKIESLVTDLMDGVKPAGRAGLAAPQIGVGLRVFSYDVGGLSGYVINPEIVELSEETHEIGEGCLSVPELWFPVVRAKHAVVRGVDLRNEPVEVEGVDVLAQCLQHETDHLDGKLYLERLTPERKKRALGEARGKDWFWNR; translated from the coding sequence ATGGTGATGCGCGACCTGCGCTATTTCGGGGATCCCGTGCTCAAGACCGTATGCGACCCGGTCACGACATTCGACAAGAAGATCGAGTCGCTGGTGACCGATCTGATGGACGGGGTGAAACCGGCCGGGCGCGCGGGGCTGGCGGCGCCGCAGATCGGGGTCGGGCTGCGGGTGTTCAGCTACGACGTCGGCGGGCTGAGCGGATACGTGATCAACCCTGAGATCGTCGAGCTGTCCGAAGAGACACACGAGATCGGCGAGGGCTGCCTGTCGGTGCCGGAGCTGTGGTTCCCGGTGGTGCGCGCGAAGCACGCCGTTGTGCGCGGTGTCGACCTGCGCAACGAGCCCGTCGAGGTCGAAGGGGTCGACGTGCTCGCCCAGTGCCTGCAGCACGAGACCGATCACCTCGACGGCAAGCTGTACCTGGAGCGGCTCACTCCCGAGCGCAAGAAGCGCGCACTCGGCGAGGCCCGGGGCAAAGACTGGTTCTGGAACCGCTGA
- a CDS encoding DMT family transporter yields the protein MSVAVPTRARSSAALVLAGVLWGTGGLAGSLLASRAGLHPLSVAAYRLLIGGVIATGYLWLTGGLRGLPRTPQARRRLLAVGGLFALFQTSYFASVSLSSVSVATMTTIGSAPVLLAVATVVKTRRLPGAWTAVSLAGSLAGLALLQWTPGQEADVAGVLFALLAAAGFAALTLVTATRVEGLDPLPTTAFGCLIGGAALTPAALWFGMAVPFQADVLALVVYFGVVPTALAYAAYFRGLESAHPVLAALSALLEPLTAALLSMAVLGERLGAVGWCGAVVLIAALAVAYTKP from the coding sequence ATGTCCGTTGCCGTACCCACGCGTGCCCGATCGTCGGCCGCGCTCGTCCTCGCCGGGGTCCTCTGGGGGACCGGCGGCCTCGCCGGATCCCTGCTCGCCTCCCGGGCGGGGCTCCATCCGCTGAGCGTCGCCGCGTACCGGCTGCTCATCGGCGGTGTGATCGCCACCGGCTACCTCTGGCTCACCGGAGGCCTTCGCGGCCTTCCCCGCACGCCACAGGCCCGTCGCCGCCTCCTGGCGGTCGGCGGGTTGTTCGCGCTCTTCCAGACCAGCTACTTCGCCTCGGTCTCGCTGAGTTCCGTGAGCGTCGCGACGATGACCACCATCGGCAGCGCGCCGGTGCTGCTCGCCGTCGCGACGGTCGTCAAAACCCGCCGCCTGCCCGGAGCGTGGACGGCCGTGTCCCTGGCCGGGTCGCTCGCCGGGCTCGCGCTGCTGCAATGGACGCCAGGGCAGGAAGCCGACGTCGCCGGTGTCTTGTTCGCCCTGCTCGCCGCGGCCGGGTTCGCCGCGCTGACACTCGTGACCGCGACCCGGGTCGAGGGGCTGGATCCCTTGCCCACCACGGCTTTCGGCTGCCTGATCGGCGGCGCCGCGCTCACTCCCGCCGCGTTGTGGTTCGGGATGGCCGTGCCGTTTCAGGCCGACGTGCTCGCGCTCGTCGTCTACTTCGGCGTCGTGCCCACGGCGCTGGCGTACGCCGCGTACTTCCGCGGCCTCGAAAGCGCGCATCCGGTCCTGGCCGCGTTGTCCGCGCTGCTCGAACCGCTGACCGCCGCGCTGCTGTCCATGGCCGTGCTCGGGGAACGGCTCGGCGCCGTGGGCTGGTGCGGCGCGGTGGTACTCATCGCCGCGCTCGCGGTCGCCTACACGAAACCCTAG
- a CDS encoding maleylpyruvate isomerase family mycothiol-dependent enzyme → MAGQAMIDQGRFLEVIGAETELMAQVAHTASADAPVPTCPGWTLGEVLRHVGSVYRVTRRWITDGRRPEHWQRKPGPGQTLDEYFREGRDELVAELSAHDPDELAPTWWPADRSYGFWRRRMAHETTIHRIDAESAAGRDVSEIPEDVAVDGIDEALVLWFGQRLPLLGLSGTKTGSVGVRTAGHTWIARAGPTETVAWRCSADEAQRADDLITGKPDKIYRWLWGRAGPTAVTVSGDQDMAGQLWALLRLATR, encoded by the coding sequence ATGGCCGGGCAGGCCATGATCGACCAGGGCAGGTTCCTGGAGGTGATCGGCGCCGAAACCGAGCTGATGGCTCAGGTGGCGCACACCGCGTCCGCCGACGCGCCGGTCCCGACCTGCCCCGGCTGGACACTCGGCGAGGTCCTCCGGCACGTGGGCAGCGTGTACCGGGTCACCCGCCGCTGGATCACCGACGGGCGGCGTCCCGAGCACTGGCAGCGCAAACCAGGGCCGGGGCAGACCCTGGATGAGTACTTCCGCGAGGGCCGGGACGAGCTCGTCGCCGAGCTGTCCGCGCACGATCCGGACGAACTGGCACCGACCTGGTGGCCGGCGGACCGCAGTTACGGGTTCTGGCGGCGCCGGATGGCGCACGAGACGACGATCCACCGGATCGACGCGGAGAGCGCGGCCGGCCGGGACGTGTCGGAGATCCCCGAAGACGTGGCGGTCGACGGGATCGACGAGGCGCTGGTGCTCTGGTTCGGGCAGCGGCTGCCGTTGCTCGGGCTGTCCGGCACCAAGACCGGATCCGTCGGTGTCCGCACCGCGGGCCACACCTGGATCGCCAGGGCCGGCCCCACGGAGACGGTCGCCTGGCGGTGCTCGGCCGACGAAGCCCAGCGCGCGGACGATCTGATCACCGGGAAGCCGGACAAGATCTACCGCTGGCTCTGGGGCCGGGCGGGTCCGACGGCGGTGACGGTCAGCGGAGACCAGGACATGGCGGGACAACTCTGGGCCCTTCTGCGGCTCGCGACCCGATGA
- a CDS encoding YbaK/EbsC family protein: MSTIDHPSVAKVAAALAEAGQQAAADGIRILPAEVRTAAQAAEALGVEVGAIANSLVFRSRTGDTETALLALTSGAHRADTGLLASLTGADEIGKADADFVRAHTGQPIGGVAPVGHPKALTTLVDTALRAHEVVWAAAGHPKSVYPTTFAGLVALTGGTPADVAGDRQDGRP; the protein is encoded by the coding sequence ATGAGCACCATCGACCATCCCTCGGTGGCCAAGGTCGCGGCCGCGCTCGCCGAGGCGGGCCAGCAGGCCGCCGCGGACGGGATCCGGATCCTCCCCGCCGAAGTCCGCACGGCCGCCCAGGCCGCCGAAGCACTCGGTGTCGAGGTCGGCGCGATCGCGAACAGCCTCGTCTTCCGCAGCCGCACCGGCGACACCGAAACGGCCCTGCTCGCCCTGACCTCCGGCGCGCACCGCGCCGACACCGGTCTCCTCGCTTCGCTGACCGGCGCCGACGAGATCGGCAAGGCGGACGCGGATTTCGTCCGCGCGCACACCGGGCAGCCGATCGGCGGCGTCGCCCCGGTCGGTCACCCGAAGGCGTTGACCACCCTCGTCGACACCGCGTTACGCGCCCACGAAGTCGTCTGGGCGGCCGCCGGGCATCCGAAGTCGGTGTACCCCACGACGTTCGCCGGCCTCGTCGCGCTGACCGGGGGCACTCCCGCGGACGTCGCGGGCGACAGGCAGGATGGGCGCCCGTGA
- a CDS encoding GNAT family N-acetyltransferase: MTAMSSECTRYVQLSADEFRARLPEALTIYVNAMRYPEGTAEQRAPMWLTHALREGWRCMAALDADGVLLGLAYGYKGRGGQWWHEQVRHGLTRREGQAAAEHWMSDYFELTEIHVSPESQGKRIGEDLLRRLLDGVPSAHVLLSTPEGTSRAWNLYRRVGFVDVLRDYHFAGDPRPFAILGRTLPL, from the coding sequence GTGACCGCGATGTCCTCGGAATGCACCCGCTACGTCCAGCTGTCCGCGGACGAGTTCCGCGCCCGGCTCCCCGAGGCGCTGACCATCTACGTCAACGCCATGCGCTACCCCGAAGGCACGGCGGAGCAACGCGCGCCGATGTGGCTCACGCACGCGCTGCGCGAAGGCTGGCGCTGCATGGCCGCGCTCGACGCGGACGGCGTCCTGCTCGGGCTCGCCTACGGCTACAAGGGCCGCGGCGGCCAGTGGTGGCACGAACAGGTCCGCCACGGCCTGACCCGTCGCGAGGGCCAGGCCGCCGCCGAGCACTGGATGTCCGACTACTTCGAGCTCACCGAGATCCACGTCAGCCCCGAAAGCCAGGGGAAACGGATCGGCGAAGACCTCCTGCGACGGCTGCTCGACGGCGTGCCCAGCGCCCACGTCCTCCTTTCCACGCCGGAAGGCACCAGCCGGGCCTGGAACCTGTACCGGCGCGTCGGATTCGTCGATGTGCTGCGGGACTACCACTTCGCCGGGGATCCGCGGCCCTTCGCGATCCTCGGCCGGACGCTGCCGCTCTAG